One part of the Gossypium raimondii isolate GPD5lz chromosome 1, ASM2569854v1, whole genome shotgun sequence genome encodes these proteins:
- the LOC105779409 gene encoding NAC domain-containing protein 72, which translates to MGVPETDPLAQLSLPPGFRFYPTDEELLVQYLCRKVAGHHFSLQIIGEIDLYKFNPWDLPSKALFGEKEWYFFSPRDRKYPNGSRPNRVAGSGYWKATGTDKIITTEGRKVGIKKALVFYVGKAPKGTKTNWIMHEYRLIETSRKSGSSKLDDWVLCRIYKKNSSGQKPLSSVSSREQSTNGSSSSSSSQLDDMLESLPELDDRFFALPRVNSFKTLQNDVKLGFQSLGIGNLDWGSLGGLSSVPELVPSGQPQTQTQSPGITSYGNSNVYVSTMPPTLCQMDVSTNKIGNSVEEEVQSGLRTQRADNSGIFRQNSNVLNSHNFSNSIDPYGFRCPTQSGGFGFRQ; encoded by the exons ATGGGAGTGCCGGAAACTGATCCATTGGCTCAATTGAGCTTGCCGCCGGGGTTTCGGTTTTATCCAACTGATGAAGAGCTTTTAGTGCAATATTTATGCAGGAAAGTTGCAGGGCATCATTTTTCTCTGCAAATCATTGGCGAAATCgatttatacaaatttaatcCATGGGATTTACCGA GTAAAGCTTTGTTTGGTGAAAAAGAATGGTATTTTTTCAGTCCTAGAGACAGAAAATATCCGAACGGGTCACGACCTAATAGAGTTGCAGGGTCCGGGTACTGGAAAGCTACCGGAACTGATAAAATTATTACAACGGAAGGCCGTAAAGTGGGTATAAAAAAAGCTCTGGTTTTTTACGTCGGAAAAGCTCCCAAAGGAACTAAAACTAATTGGATTATGCATGAATATCGACTCATTGAAACTTCTCGTAAAAGTGGTAGCTCCAAg ttgGATGATTGGGTTTTATGTCGAATATACAAGAAGAATTCAAGTGGTCAAAAACCTTTGTCAAGTGTTTCAAGCAGAGAGCAAAGCACGAATGGGTCATCATCATCGTCTTCTTCACAACTGGATGACATGCTTGAGTCATTGCCCGAGTTGGACGATCGTTTCTTTGCTTTGCCACGCGTTAACTCGTTCAAAACGCTTCAAAACGATGTGAAACTGGGGTTTCAAAGTCTGGGGATCGGGAATTTGGATTGGGGGAGTCTTGGTGGGCTTAGCTCGGTGCCTGAGCTGGTACCGAGTGGACAACCTCAAACTCAAACTCAGAGTCCGGGGATTACTAGTTATGGAAATAGTAACGTATATGTCAGCACAATGCCGCCTACACTTTGTCAGATGGACGTGTCGACAAATAAGATTGGTAACTCGGTGGAAGAGGAAGTACAGAGTGGACTCAGAACTCAGCGAGCTGATAACTCGGGGATATTTCGACAAAACTCGAATGTGTTGAACAGTCACAACTTCTCTAACTCGATTGACCCGTATGGGTTTCGGTGCCCGACTCAATCGGGTGGATTTGGGTTTAGACAATAA